Proteins encoded within one genomic window of Micromonospora halotolerans:
- a CDS encoding SMC family ATPase: MRPMRLDMAGFTVFREETTVDFTDADFFALVGPTGSGKSTVLDAICFALYGTVPRWGGTRGLANALAPSATEARVRLVFESAGDRYVATRVVRRDGRGTVKTANAGLQLMPPGFDVTKLDTGLSPEDLGEVVAGTPAEMEQAVLDAVGLPYEQFTSCVVLPQGQFADFLHAKPATRQQILVNLLGLGIYEEVQKKATERAGQAEAKLEAVDKVLGGLADVDDGSLAAARERVDRMRELAGAVAAAVPELERVRATAREQAAALAALDAELTVLAGVRPPDGIAELARAVSAARAAADEAAAAVGLAEEREEKLRGELTAAGDESALRLQLKAHADRERLTGETAAVRAAVDAAQAEHDAAAGALAAARAEAERAEAQLEAAFRAHEEAKAVDQAVALRAHLVDGAPCPVCEQPVARVPAVPKGSAVTRALAAGKAARAASEAAKRVVQERDAAARELDRVLLRARAEHDQLGARLAELDGQLAGAATPEALRGALAEHARLRRALEEAAGAVRAGRDAARRARSSLDGAQERLRRAWRDFDTVRDGLARFGPPAADRDDVAAAWGVLAEWAGEQAGRRRGDRDGLAAAVDAAEAAAGEVAERIGGLFDAAGLPAPRDAQRDAAVAVERAEAELRRLEERREQAAELREQRAGHEREARVARALAGHLRANNFERWLLAEALDLLVDGASRILRELSGGQYDLVHDKGEFFVVDHHDAGLRRGVRTLSGGETFQASLALALALSEQLAGMSTSAASLESIVLDEGFGTLDAATLDTVAATLENLAARGDRMVGVVTHVPALAERIPVRFEVRKDARTARVERTGL; this comes from the coding sequence ATGCGGCCGATGCGGCTGGACATGGCGGGCTTCACCGTCTTCCGCGAGGAGACCACCGTCGACTTCACCGACGCGGATTTCTTCGCGCTGGTCGGGCCGACCGGCTCGGGCAAGTCGACGGTGCTCGACGCGATCTGCTTCGCCCTCTACGGCACGGTCCCCCGCTGGGGCGGCACGCGTGGTCTGGCCAACGCCCTGGCCCCGTCCGCCACCGAGGCGCGGGTGCGGCTGGTCTTCGAGTCCGCCGGCGACCGGTACGTGGCCACCCGGGTGGTCCGCCGGGACGGGCGGGGCACGGTGAAGACGGCCAACGCCGGGCTCCAGCTCATGCCGCCCGGGTTCGACGTCACCAAGCTCGACACCGGGCTCAGCCCGGAGGACCTCGGCGAGGTGGTGGCCGGCACCCCGGCCGAGATGGAGCAGGCGGTGCTCGATGCGGTCGGGCTGCCGTACGAGCAGTTCACCAGTTGCGTGGTGCTGCCGCAGGGGCAGTTCGCCGACTTCCTCCACGCCAAGCCGGCCACCCGGCAGCAGATCCTCGTCAACCTCCTCGGTCTGGGCATCTACGAGGAGGTGCAGAAGAAGGCCACCGAGCGCGCCGGGCAGGCCGAGGCGAAGCTGGAGGCGGTCGACAAGGTGCTCGGCGGGCTCGCCGACGTCGACGACGGGAGCCTGGCCGCCGCCCGGGAGCGGGTCGACCGGATGCGGGAGCTGGCCGGGGCGGTCGCGGCGGCCGTACCGGAGCTGGAGCGGGTGCGGGCGACGGCGCGCGAGCAGGCGGCGGCGCTCGCGGCGCTCGACGCCGAGCTGACCGTGCTGGCCGGGGTCCGGCCGCCGGACGGGATCGCCGAGCTGGCCCGGGCGGTGTCCGCCGCGCGGGCGGCCGCCGACGAGGCGGCCGCCGCCGTCGGGCTGGCCGAGGAGCGCGAGGAGAAGCTGCGCGGCGAGCTGACCGCGGCCGGCGACGAGAGTGCGCTGCGTCTCCAGCTGAAGGCCCATGCCGACCGGGAGCGGCTGACCGGCGAGACGGCCGCGGTCCGCGCGGCGGTGGACGCGGCGCAGGCCGAGCACGACGCGGCGGCCGGGGCGCTCGCCGCGGCCCGGGCCGAGGCCGAGCGGGCCGAGGCGCAGCTGGAGGCGGCGTTCCGGGCGCACGAGGAGGCGAAGGCCGTCGACCAGGCGGTGGCGCTGCGGGCGCACCTGGTCGACGGCGCGCCCTGCCCGGTCTGTGAGCAGCCGGTCGCGCGGGTGCCGGCCGTGCCGAAGGGGTCGGCGGTGACCCGGGCGCTCGCGGCCGGCAAGGCGGCCCGGGCGGCCAGCGAGGCCGCCAAGCGGGTGGTGCAGGAGCGCGACGCGGCCGCCCGCGAGCTGGACCGGGTGCTGCTGCGCGCCCGGGCCGAGCACGACCAGCTGGGGGCCCGGCTGGCCGAGCTGGACGGCCAGCTCGCCGGCGCCGCCACCCCGGAGGCGCTGCGCGGCGCCCTGGCCGAGCACGCCCGGTTGCGCCGGGCGCTGGAGGAGGCGGCGGGTGCGGTCCGCGCGGGCCGCGACGCCGCGCGCCGGGCCCGCAGCTCGCTCGACGGGGCGCAGGAGCGGCTGCGCCGGGCCTGGCGCGACTTCGACACGGTCCGCGACGGGCTGGCCCGGTTCGGCCCGCCGGCGGCGGACCGCGACGACGTGGCCGCCGCCTGGGGTGTCCTCGCCGAGTGGGCCGGCGAGCAGGCCGGCCGGCGGCGCGGCGACCGGGACGGGCTGGCCGCCGCCGTCGACGCCGCCGAGGCGGCGGCGGGCGAGGTCGCGGAGCGGATCGGCGGGCTCTTCGACGCCGCCGGGCTGCCCGCCCCGCGGGACGCGCAGCGCGACGCCGCGGTGGCGGTGGAGCGGGCCGAGGCGGAGCTGCGCCGGCTGGAGGAGCGCCGCGAGCAGGCCGCCGAGCTGCGCGAGCAGCGGGCCGGCCACGAGCGGGAGGCCCGGGTGGCCCGCGCCCTCGCCGGGCACCTACGGGCCAACAACTTCGAGCGCTGGCTGCTGGCCGAGGCGCTGGACCTGCTGGTCGACGGCGCCTCGCGGATCCTGCGCGAGCTCTCCGGCGGCCAGTACGACCTGGTGCACGACAAGGGCGAGTTCTTCGTGGTCGACCACCACGACGCCGGGCTGCGGCGCGGGGTGCGCACGCTCTCCGGCGGGGAGACCTTCCAGGCGTCGCTGGCGCTGGCGCTGGCCCTCTCCGAGCAGCTCGCCGGGATGTCCACGAGCGCGGCCAGCCTGGAGTCGATCGTCCTGGACGAGGGCTTCGGCACGCTGGACGCGGCGACCCTCGACACGGTGGCGGCCACTCTGGAGAACCTGGCCGCCCGGGGCGACCGGATGGTCGGCGTGGTCACCCACGTGCCGGCGCTCGCCGAGCGGATCCCGGTCCGCTTCGAGGTCCGCAAGGACGCCCGCACGGCCCGCGTCGAACGCACCGGCCTGTGA
- a CDS encoding sigma-70 family RNA polymerase sigma factor: MHAVAAGWHGEVARPEWMFARAQPRSRASRSGRGVDACPSDRQNDPVTPRPAPGRHQATSTEASHSDQLIRLLYAEHAGPLLMFVMRLTGGDRQRAEDIVQETLLRAWRNAHRLGTHGQGSLRPWLVTVARRIAIDEHRSEQARPAETYDRDLTAFAEADSTDRVLRTMTVADALRTLSQSHREILVATYFRGRTVPEAAEELGLPLGTAKSRVYYALRALRTALQERGVTE; encoded by the coding sequence ATGCACGCGGTGGCGGCCGGCTGGCACGGCGAGGTGGCGAGGCCCGAGTGGATGTTCGCCCGGGCACAGCCCCGGTCGCGCGCGTCGAGGTCGGGTCGAGGGGTCGACGCCTGTCCCTCGGATCGCCAGAATGACCCGGTGACGCCGCGACCGGCGCCCGGACGCCACCAGGCCACGTCCACCGAGGCGAGCCACTCCGACCAGCTGATCCGCCTGCTCTACGCCGAGCACGCCGGGCCCCTGCTGATGTTCGTGATGCGGCTGACCGGCGGTGACCGGCAGCGCGCCGAGGACATCGTGCAGGAGACGCTGCTGCGGGCCTGGCGCAACGCGCACCGGCTGGGCACCCATGGTCAGGGCTCGCTGCGCCCCTGGCTCGTCACGGTGGCCCGGCGCATCGCCATCGACGAGCACCGCAGCGAACAGGCCCGCCCCGCGGAGACGTACGACCGGGACCTGACCGCGTTCGCCGAGGCGGACAGCACCGACCGGGTGCTGCGCACGATGACCGTGGCGGACGCGCTGCGTACGCTGAGCCAGTCCCACCGGGAGATCCTGGTGGCGACGTACTTCCGGGGGCGTACCGTGCCCGAGGCGGCCGAGGAGCTGGGCCTTCCGCTCGGCACCGCGAAGTCGCGGGTCTACTACGCGCTGCGCGCGCTGCGCACGGCCCTGCAGGAGAGGGGGGTGACGGAATGA
- a CDS encoding DNA-3-methyladenine glycosylase family protein, which yields MTSPAARRTLRPPAGYRLAASVRALTFSPYDPCARIAAGSFWWATRTPAGPATLALRPEAGDLVAEGYGPGADWVVERADAVAGLRDDLTGFAALAGAHPLVARLAREHHGLRMPATGQVFPRLLRAVFEQKVTGKEAYRAYSATVRHFREPAPGPLQPLLLPPDAAAVAATPYWVFHPFGVEQRRADTLRRAAAVADRLERCADAAEATRRLTAIAGIGPWTAAEVVRIAYGDPDAVSVGDYHVPNTVAWALAGEPRGDDARMLALLEPFRGHRGRVCVLLEAAGIQAPKYGPRAPIRSFAGY from the coding sequence GTGACCTCCCCCGCCGCCCGCCGCACGCTGCGCCCCCCGGCCGGCTACCGGCTGGCCGCCTCGGTCCGCGCGCTCACCTTCAGCCCCTACGACCCGTGCGCCCGGATCGCCGCCGGCAGCTTCTGGTGGGCCACCCGCACCCCGGCCGGACCGGCCACCCTCGCGCTGCGCCCCGAGGCGGGCGACCTGGTCGCCGAGGGCTACGGCCCAGGGGCGGACTGGGTGGTCGAGCGGGCCGACGCGGTGGCCGGGCTCCGCGACGACCTCACCGGGTTCGCCGCGCTGGCCGGCGCGCACCCGCTGGTGGCCCGGCTGGCCCGCGAGCACCACGGGCTGCGGATGCCCGCCACCGGCCAGGTCTTCCCCCGGCTGCTGCGCGCCGTCTTCGAGCAGAAGGTCACCGGCAAGGAGGCGTACCGGGCGTACTCCGCGACCGTGCGGCACTTCCGGGAGCCGGCGCCGGGCCCGCTGCAGCCGCTGCTGCTGCCGCCCGACGCCGCCGCGGTGGCGGCCACGCCGTACTGGGTCTTCCACCCGTTCGGGGTGGAGCAGCGGCGCGCCGACACGCTGCGCCGCGCGGCCGCTGTCGCGGACCGGCTGGAACGCTGCGCCGACGCCGCCGAGGCCACCCGCCGGCTCACCGCGATCGCCGGCATCGGGCCGTGGACCGCCGCCGAAGTGGTCCGGATCGCGTACGGGGACCCGGACGCGGTCAGCGTCGGCGACTACCACGTCCCGAACACGGTGGCCTGGGCCCTGGCCGGGGAGCCGCGCGGCGACGACGCCCGGATGCTGGCCCTGCTGGAACCGTTCCGGGGCCACCGCGGCCGGGTCTGCGTGCTGCTGGAGGCCGCCGGCATCCAGGCGCCGAAGTACGGGCCGCGCGCCCCGATCCGCTCCTTCGCCGGCTACTGA
- a CDS encoding anti-sigma factor family protein, with amino-acid sequence MSRADHMDVAAYALGVLDPQDAERFEEHLATCWACAAELETMVPVVGMLSGIDGEAMAALEQTHTDPALLDRTLVAVRRDRRRTRMRQVFAAAAAVVVFGGLSGVGMAGVFGGDDKPLPQAEPTLTAPVTAPPASEPSDPNDPNVGGNEQEGDQHNAVDPGTGVKTTMWLASKEYGTQIDLQLTRLPGPRTCRLVVVRKNATSEVIGTWSVPGGGYGTNTNQLPLELSASTSAPLKDIEKIQVQSVDVNGIASPLVTVSDL; translated from the coding sequence ATGAGCCGCGCGGACCACATGGACGTCGCCGCGTACGCGCTGGGCGTGCTGGACCCGCAGGACGCGGAGCGGTTCGAGGAGCACCTCGCCACCTGCTGGGCGTGCGCGGCGGAGCTGGAGACGATGGTCCCGGTGGTGGGGATGCTGTCCGGCATCGACGGCGAGGCGATGGCCGCGCTGGAGCAGACGCACACCGACCCGGCGCTGCTGGACCGCACCCTGGTGGCGGTCCGCCGGGACCGGCGGCGCACCCGGATGCGGCAGGTCTTCGCCGCCGCGGCGGCGGTCGTGGTGTTCGGCGGCCTGAGCGGCGTCGGCATGGCCGGGGTGTTCGGCGGCGACGACAAGCCTCTGCCGCAGGCCGAGCCGACCCTCACGGCGCCCGTCACGGCCCCGCCGGCCAGCGAGCCGTCGGACCCCAACGACCCGAACGTCGGCGGCAACGAGCAGGAGGGCGACCAGCACAACGCCGTCGACCCGGGCACCGGCGTGAAGACCACCATGTGGCTGGCGTCGAAGGAGTACGGCACGCAGATCGACCTCCAGCTCACCCGCCTGCCCGGGCCGCGCACCTGCCGGCTGGTCGTGGTCCGGAAGAACGCCACCAGCGAGGTGATCGGCACCTGGTCGGTGCCGGGCGGCGGCTACGGCACGAACACCAACCAGCTGCCGCTGGAGCTGAGCGCGTCCACCTCGGCCCCGCTCAAGGACATCGAGAAGATCCAGGTGCAGTCGGTCGACGTCAACGGCATCGCCAGCCCGCTGGTGACGGTGAGCGACCTCTGA
- a CDS encoding spermidine synthase produces the protein MGRRRGADRAVTQVDTGQAELVPDPDRPGSWTLLLDGAPQSHVDLTDPTHLEFEYVRRLAAAIDLVAPAGAPLRVLHLGGGALTLPRYVQATRPGSTQRVSEVDGALVELVRRELPWPADPRLRVRVADARATLASSRDGSYDVVVADVFAGARTPAHLTSAEYAAEVARVLRPDGCYLANIADGPPLRHARGQVATVRTVLPRACLVGDAAVLRGRRYGNLVLVASRVEPPVPELTRRAAGDWFPGRVLSGAELDRFAGGAPVVHDADATDSTPPPPGIFSVRR, from the coding sequence ATGGGCCGCCGACGCGGCGCGGACCGGGCGGTCACGCAGGTCGACACCGGCCAGGCCGAGCTGGTGCCGGACCCGGACCGGCCGGGCTCCTGGACGCTGCTGCTCGACGGGGCCCCGCAGTCCCATGTGGACCTCACCGACCCCACCCACCTGGAGTTCGAGTACGTCCGGCGGCTGGCCGCCGCCATCGACCTGGTCGCGCCGGCGGGCGCGCCGCTGCGGGTGCTGCACCTGGGCGGCGGCGCGCTCACCCTCCCCCGCTACGTGCAGGCCACCCGTCCCGGCTCCACGCAGCGGGTGTCCGAGGTGGACGGCGCGCTGGTGGAGCTGGTGCGGCGGGAGCTGCCCTGGCCGGCCGACCCCCGGCTGCGGGTCCGGGTCGCCGACGCCCGGGCCACCCTGGCGTCGAGCCGGGACGGCAGCTACGACGTGGTGGTCGCGGACGTCTTCGCCGGCGCCCGCACCCCCGCCCACCTGACCTCGGCCGAGTACGCCGCCGAGGTGGCCCGGGTGCTCCGGCCCGACGGCTGCTACCTGGCGAACATCGCCGACGGCCCGCCGCTGCGGCACGCCCGCGGGCAGGTCGCCACGGTGCGCACCGTGCTGCCCCGCGCCTGCCTGGTCGGCGACGCGGCGGTGCTGCGCGGCCGGCGCTACGGCAACCTCGTGCTCGTCGCGTCCCGGGTGGAGCCGCCGGTGCCGGAGCTGACCCGGCGGGCCGCCGGCGACTGGTTCCCCGGCCGGGTGCTGTCCGGCGCCGAGCTGGACCGCTTCGCCGGGGGCGCCCCGGTGGTCCACGACGCCGACGCCACCGACTCCACACCGCCCCCGCCCGGAATTTTTTCCGTCCGGCGTTGA
- a CDS encoding GNAT family N-acetyltransferase: MTDQLTVAPAGVADAGEILTVQRAAYLVEAQRYRDLFLPPLTETLDEVRAALAGPTVVLAARLGPRLVGSVRARVDGDTAHVGRLSVAPDQQGRGIGGRLLTAVEAACAGRVARFALFTGAESAENLGLYARRGYRVVTHRPDENGNRLAVLEKVVAPGGVSPARSGA, translated from the coding sequence GTGACCGACCAGCTGACCGTCGCCCCGGCCGGTGTCGCGGACGCCGGCGAGATCCTCACGGTGCAGCGCGCCGCGTACCTGGTGGAGGCGCAGCGCTACCGCGACCTGTTCCTGCCGCCGCTGACCGAGACCCTGGACGAGGTGCGCGCCGCCCTGGCCGGGCCCACCGTGGTGCTGGCCGCCCGGCTCGGGCCCCGCCTCGTCGGCTCGGTACGCGCCCGCGTCGACGGCGACACCGCCCACGTCGGCCGGCTCTCGGTCGCCCCGGACCAGCAGGGACGGGGCATCGGTGGCCGGCTGCTGACCGCGGTGGAGGCCGCGTGCGCCGGTCGGGTGGCCCGGTTCGCCCTGTTCACCGGCGCGGAGAGCGCCGAGAACCTGGGCCTGTACGCGCGGCGCGGCTACCGGGTCGTCACGCACCGGCCGGACGAGAACGGCAACCGCCTGGCGGTGCTGGAGAAGGTGGTCGCGCCCGGCGGGGTCAGCCCTGCTCGCAGCGGCGCCTGA
- a CDS encoding DUF1990 family protein, with product MPELTYPEVGATRDGRLPAGYDHLRHRVRLPDGGFPTAADAVLGWRLHRAAGVVMRTDAPRAAPGVRVTPGLGVGPLRVWGPTEVVWTVDEPDRAGFGYGTLPGHPEIGEEAFLVTRTAGGVWFEVTAFSRPARWYVRAAGPLTRAVQRAYAWWLGRTLRRLCAGHQATARGQ from the coding sequence GTGCCCGAGCTGACGTACCCCGAGGTGGGCGCGACCCGCGACGGGCGCCTGCCGGCCGGCTACGACCACCTGCGCCACCGGGTCCGGCTGCCCGACGGCGGCTTCCCGACCGCGGCGGACGCGGTGCTCGGCTGGCGGCTGCACCGGGCCGCCGGCGTCGTCATGCGGACCGACGCGCCGCGTGCCGCCCCCGGCGTGCGGGTCACCCCGGGGCTGGGCGTCGGCCCGCTGCGGGTCTGGGGCCCGACCGAGGTGGTCTGGACGGTCGACGAGCCGGACCGGGCCGGGTTCGGCTACGGCACCCTGCCCGGGCACCCGGAGATCGGCGAGGAGGCGTTCCTGGTCACCCGGACCGCCGGCGGGGTCTGGTTCGAGGTGACCGCGTTCAGCCGGCCGGCCCGCTGGTACGTGCGCGCCGCCGGGCCGCTCACCCGGGCCGTCCAGCGGGCGTACGCCTGGTGGCTCGGCCGGACCCTGCGCCGGCTCTGCGCCGGCCATCAGGCGACCGCCCGGGGTCAGTAG
- a CDS encoding SRPBCC family protein, with product MRFVESVEIAADVDRVWAVQTDVERWPEWTPSVTSARRQEPGPLTLGATARLAQPRLRPAVWRVTEFDPPHLFVWESDSPGVHSRGEHRLVPLADGRVRAELVMAQTGPLAGLVGLLAGRTIRRYLRQEADGLRRRCEQG from the coding sequence ATGCGCTTCGTCGAGTCCGTCGAGATCGCCGCCGACGTCGACCGGGTCTGGGCGGTGCAGACCGACGTGGAGCGCTGGCCGGAGTGGACCCCCTCGGTGACCTCCGCCCGGCGGCAGGAGCCCGGGCCGCTCACCCTCGGGGCGACGGCCCGGCTGGCGCAGCCCCGGCTACGCCCGGCGGTCTGGCGGGTCACCGAGTTCGACCCGCCGCACCTCTTCGTCTGGGAGTCCGACAGCCCGGGCGTGCACAGCCGCGGCGAGCACCGGCTCGTCCCGCTGGCCGACGGGCGGGTCCGCGCCGAGCTGGTGATGGCCCAGACCGGCCCGCTGGCCGGGCTCGTCGGGCTGCTCGCCGGCCGGACCATCCGCCGCTACCTGCGGCAGGAGGCCGACGGGCTCAGGCGCCGCTGCGAGCAGGGCTGA
- a CDS encoding exonuclease SbcCD subunit D gives MKILHTSDWHVGKVLKGQSRAEEHKQVLAQVIEIARVERPDLVIVAGDLYDTAAPTPEATRLVTRALTALRRTGADVVAIGGNHDNGAALDALRPWAEAAGITLRGSVRENPAEHVIDGATRDGERWQVAALPFLSQRYAVRAVEMYDLTPAEANQTYADHLGRVLARLAEGFTEPDRVHLVTAHLTVVGASTGGGERDAHTVLGYAVPATVFPGNAHYVALGHLHRSQRVIGPCPVRYSGSPLAVDFGEQENVASVTIVEVTATTAAQIREVPVPGAVPLRTVRGTLAQLAEIDAPDGWLRVYVREQPRAGLREEVQELLPRALEIRIDPELVPAPGSGTRTAQRAGRSPRELFADYLGSRGHADEDVRHLFDELLEEIDH, from the coding sequence ATGAAGATCCTGCACACCTCCGACTGGCACGTCGGCAAGGTCCTCAAGGGGCAGTCCCGGGCCGAGGAGCACAAGCAGGTCCTCGCCCAGGTGATCGAGATCGCCCGGGTCGAGCGGCCCGACCTGGTGATCGTGGCCGGCGACCTCTACGACACGGCGGCGCCCACCCCGGAGGCGACCCGGCTGGTCACCCGGGCGCTGACCGCGCTGCGCCGCACCGGCGCGGACGTGGTGGCGATCGGCGGCAACCACGACAACGGCGCGGCGCTCGACGCGCTGCGCCCCTGGGCCGAGGCCGCCGGGATCACGCTGCGGGGCAGCGTCCGGGAAAACCCGGCCGAGCACGTCATCGACGGCGCCACCCGCGACGGCGAGCGCTGGCAGGTCGCCGCGCTGCCCTTCCTCTCCCAGCGCTACGCCGTCCGCGCCGTGGAGATGTACGACCTGACCCCCGCCGAGGCCAACCAGACCTACGCCGACCACCTCGGGCGGGTGCTCGCCCGGCTGGCCGAGGGGTTCACCGAGCCGGACCGGGTGCACCTGGTCACCGCCCACCTCACCGTGGTCGGTGCGAGCACCGGCGGTGGCGAGCGGGACGCGCACACGGTGCTCGGCTACGCGGTGCCGGCGACCGTGTTCCCCGGCAACGCGCACTACGTGGCGCTGGGCCACCTGCACCGCTCGCAGCGGGTGATCGGCCCCTGCCCGGTCCGCTACAGCGGCAGCCCGCTCGCCGTCGACTTCGGCGAGCAGGAGAACGTCGCGTCGGTGACGATCGTCGAGGTGACCGCGACGACCGCCGCGCAGATCCGGGAGGTGCCGGTGCCCGGCGCCGTCCCGCTGCGCACGGTCCGCGGCACCCTGGCCCAGCTCGCCGAGATCGACGCGCCCGACGGCTGGCTGCGGGTCTACGTCCGCGAGCAGCCCCGCGCCGGGCTGCGGGAGGAGGTGCAGGAGCTGCTCCCCCGGGCGCTGGAGATCCGGATCGACCCGGAGCTGGTGCCCGCACCGGGCAGCGGCACCCGCACCGCCCAGCGGGCCGGGCGCTCGCCGCGCGAGCTGTTCGCCGACTACCTGGGCAGCCGGGGCCACGCCGACGAGGATGTCCGGCACCTCTTCGACGAGCTGCTCGAGGAGATTGATCACTGA